TTGGCTATTGTTGCTACATTCACATGTTTGTTGTGCTCGTGTCTGTTTGATGGCGTCAAATTCTGCCGAGTTGTTGCCTATTTCTTGGGCGTTTTACATTTTACACTATTGTAGGCCACAGTTCttgaaatatatattattttttttggaCAACAAGTGGTCAACCATAATAGGTGAACCAGTGTGACAGCTTGCGACAGAGAACCCGTCTATAAGACTCAACCCACGGAGCACGCGCTgttaaatcaacgttgtttccacgtcatttcaattcaATATTAttaaaccaacgtggaatagacgttgaatttagatctgtgcccagtgggaattgCTTCGTTTAGCTACGGGCGGTCAGTGTTttgtctatagactgtatcacCATTTTCTGTTGCTTTCCGACAATAATTTAAGAGGAAATGTTGCCTTCTCTTTGCCTCAGGCGCTTGGCAGTCGAGTCGATGGCAGGTGCATCGGACAAAGGCTACTGGCGTTAGTCAAAGTGGTCCTAATATCGTGTTCGACCTATCACACAATATAGATATAGCATCCGTATCACACATCTCGGGTGGTATAGAGAAAATACTTTGGTTGATTTGGATTGTATATGGATTAGCCTAGTTATCCTTATAGTTATAGCTACAGGATTTAGTCCCACAATTGGGTTATTcggtgtttttatttatttattttgattgaCACGGAACTAAAATCATTAGGAGGTTGTTTGATGATCAGGACTAAATTATTCTTTAGGACACATTCAAATCAGTTGAACAAGTGAAAATCTAACTCTCTTTTCTTTTTCACTTAAAGTCCAACTTTAAACCTCTCCGTTTTTTTTGACTCCGTCTTGTCTTGTCTTCTCATTTCCATTTGGTCACACCAGTCCGAGTCTTAGTTCCATATAAGTAGAATCCAAAACTCCAGTTTCAGATGTGTGGTCCTTGTCTATTATCCATGAATTGGTTTTCAACCAAGTAAATCTAAGTTGACATAATATAAGTTTAAAAACAACTATAAGTTAGACATAACTTAAATACGTGTTTTTTACTGGGAATTTAGCTATTAAGCTGATTTTGTTCTCATACTATTTACATTCCTGTAAGATATTGTTAGGCtactatatatacagtgtttGGACTATTTCCATGTCACAAAATTACGTTTGTGGACATTTCTATtcatgatatatattttttaaatgtattaaaattaaTTTTTATCATCACATTTTTGTCAAATATTTACACCGGacattttaataaatgtattgatgGCACTGAACTAGGCTACGTTGTCCAGAGATGACTTCTCTGTGCCAAAACTACAGCTGGATATGTAAACCTCAGAATAGAGTTTGATTCCTTTGATGGTAACACCTTGTTACCGTTGAGTTGTTCCTGTCAGTACAGTGTGAAAAGTAATGGCATTACATTGTTATACTGTAACTTAACAAGTTGGATGATCACAGACTTCAAACATTTTGGATTGGACTGAGTTTTAGAGGAAGTTGTTGTGTAGGCGAACATGACAGTCAGTGTCTatgtacaagagagagagagtgacagagagagtgacagagagagagagagtgacagagagagagagagtgacagagagagagagacagagagagagagacagagtgacagagagagagagagagagagagagagagagagagagagagagagagagagagagagagagagagagagagaatttaattgaaattgaattgagagagagaggtcagagttgGACAGTGGTGGCTGTGAGGTGTGAGGTCACATAATTTTTCCAACGTGTTTAATGGTCTTTTAAACAAAACACGAAAAGCCCAATCTCTCCTCGTTTCAACTTTgcttaacacaacctcctctctctctttctctctctctctttctctctctctctctctttctctctctctctcgctcttcctctctctctcgctcttcctctctctctctctctctctcgctctctctctctctctctctctctctctctctctatttctctgtctctcttattGGAATCTAATCCCTTCTAAACCACTGAAATGGAATTATGTTGAAATCCTTGATTTACAGAGTGGACTATTTCAGACGAGAACACTACCTTCTCAAACCCAGTTTGGACTCTCGCTCGTCTCCCTGAAGTGTCCATAAAACCATAGCCACAGGAAGTAGGGGTGTTGAGGGTTCTGATTTAAAACCATAGCCACAGGAAGTAGAGGTGTTGAGGGTGCTGATTTAAAACCATGGCCACAGGAAGTAGGGGTGTTGAGGGTGCTGATTTAAAACCATAGCCACAGGAAGTAGAGGTGTTGAGGGTGCTGATTTAAAACCATAGCCACAGGAAGTAGAGGTGTTGAGGGTGCTGATTTAAAACAATAGCCACAGGAAGTAGAGGTGTTGAGGGTGCTGATTTAAAACCATAGCCACAGGAAGTAGGGGTCTTAAGGGTGCTGATTTAAAACCATAGCCACAGGAAGTAGAGGTGTTGAGGGTGCTGATTTAAAACCATAGCCACAGGAAGTAGAGGTGTTGAGGGTGCTGATTTAAAACCATAGCCACAGGAAGTAGAGGTGTTGAGGGTGCTGATTTAAAACCATAGCCACAGGAAGTAGGCGTGTTGAGGCTGCTGATTTAAAACCATAGCCACAGGAAGTAGAGGTGTTGAGGGTTCTGATTTAAAACCATAGCCACAGGAAGTAGAGGTGTTGAGGGTGCTGATTTAAAACCACAGCCACAGGAAGTAGAGGTGTTGAGGGTGCTGATTTAAAACCATAGCCACAGGAAGTagaggtgctgagggtgctgattTAAAACCATAGCCACAGGAAGTAGAGGTGTTGAGGGTGCTGATTTAAAACCACAGCCACAGGAAGTAGAGGTGTCGATGGTGCTGATTTAAAACCACAGCCACAGGAAGTAGAGGTGTTGAGGGTGCTGATTTAAAACCATAGCCACAGGAAGTAGAGGTGTTGAGGATGCTGATTTAAAACCATAGCCACAGGAAGTAGGGGTGTTGAGGGTGCTGATTTATAACCACAGCCACAGGAAGTAGAGGTGTTGAGGGTGCTGATTTAAAACCACAGCCACAGGAAGTAGAGGTGCTGATGGTGCTGATTTAAAACCATAGCCACAGGAAGTAGAGGTGTTGAGGGTGCTGATTTAAAACAATAGCCACAGGAAGTAGAGGTGTTGAGGGTGCTGATTTAAAACAATAGCCACAGGAAGTAGAGGTGTTGAGTGTGCTGATTTAAAACAATAGCCACAGGAAGTAGGGGTGTTGAGGGttctgcagcaccccctgaataATATTTTTTCctctcacaaaagtagtgcactaggcctttactagtcctttactagtcctgtattaacagacataTATAGTCTGTATCACTGggtctttactagtcctgtattaacagacccaTATAGTCTGTATCACTGggtctttactagtcctgtattaacagacccaTATAGTCTGTATCACTGggtctttactagtcctgtattaacagacccaTATAGTCTGTATCACTGggtctttactagtcctgtattaacagacgcATATAGTCTGTTTCACTGggtctttactagtcctgtattaacagacacATTATTCTGAATCACTGggtctttactagtcctgtattaacagacccaTATAGTCTGTATCACTGggtctttactagtcctgtattaacagacccaTATAGTCTGTATCACTGggtctttactagtcctgtattaacagacacATATAGTCTGTatcactgggcctttactagacCTGTATTAACAGACACATATAGTCTGTATCACTGggtctttactagtcctgtattaacagacccaTATAGTCGTCTGTAGCGTGGGCCAAAAAATAACATTCTGCACCCCCAAAACAAAAACTACTAATTCTGCACCGCTCCCGAAACATCTTCCCTTAGCTGTGTTTAAGAGAGTCTTTCCACTTTATTCCTTACACCAATCAAATGGTTTCAATTAACTGAGTAGTTATGGAGAACTCAGAGAAGCTGTAACGGCTCAATAGGTTGTACGCTCTTAGAAAGAAAAGTCTCGTTGTTTGTCCCCAAAAAGgaaaacactttttggttacaggTAGATCCGTCTGGTATCATTCGTCAGATATAAGGGTCTCTTGAAAGACCATATTAACGTTTTTTTTCTTGTCCGTAATAACCGCTGAATGACCAATAAACAAAACTACCTTTAaattatgttatttttttttttaaatgtccttaCTCTATCAATCCAGGTGCACCTGTCTGTCAGGACCCTTCGATATGTCCCTTTAGCTGCCCCTCGAGGATGCCTGACCATGCCTCATCCCTAAGCAGACAGACGAAGCGGCGCCGCGTGGACATCGGGGTGAAGAGGACTCTGGGAAGTGTAGTGTTTTCCAGAGCAAGAGAGACCCTCCTACTCAACGCCATGAACCAATCCCACGGCCCCAAGCAAGACGGAGACTGCTCATTGGTCCCTCACAGCTATGGTGGGTCCAATGGGGACGGAGCGAAGTCAAATGTTCTCCGGAAGCTTCTGAAGCGAGCGAACTCGTACGAAGACGCCATGATGCCTTTCCCTGGCACCACCATCATCTCTCAGCTGCTGAAGAGTAACATGGGGAAgaatggagacagagagggaggcttccaggtacacacacacacacacactgtacacactgtacacactgtacacacacactcaccactcactgtacacacacacacacacacacacacacacacacacacacacacacacacacacacacacacacacacacacacacacacacacacacacacacacacacacacactgtacacactgtacacacacactcaccactcactgtacacacacacacacacacacacacacacacacacacacacacacacacacacacacacacacacacacactgtacacactgtgcacactgtacacacacactcactgtacacacacacacacactgtacacacacactgtacacacacactgtacacacacacacactgtacacactgtacacacacacgcacacactgtacacacacactgtatacacacactgtacacacactgtacacactgtacacacacacacacacacacacacacacacacacacacacacacacacacacacacacacacactgtgcacactgtacacacacactcactgtacacacacacacacactgtacacacacactgtacacacacactgtacacacacacacactgtacacactgtacacacacacgcacacactgtacacacacactgtatacacacactgtacacacactgtacacactgtacacacacacacacacacacacacacacacacacacacacacacacacacacacacacacacacacacacacacacacacacactgtgcacacacacacacacattcttattTAAACAAAGTTAATAGTTAATAATCTTATAATCCCATGTGGGTTTAGATTACTCAGAGTGATTGACTAActccatctatctatccatccgtTCCTTTTCTTCCAGGGTAGTGGAGGTCTCTCCAGCGCTGGGTCAGATCTCCAAGCGGAGGACGTCTGCAGTAACTCCTCCAGAGACAGCcccctcgccctctctccctccccttcctccccctgcCTACCCCCATTTGGCcgccccccccttcctcctcatcCCCCGCTCACCTCTCTGGACCTGGAGCGCCTCACAGACGAGCACCTTCGTGCCAAACGGGCCAGGGTGGAGAACATTATCCGGAGCATGAGTCATTCCCCCTGCGTGGCTCCACCTGCCCTCCGGCctggagaaagagacagggaaggagaccgAGAGACAGGGAACGAGAGGGTGAGAAGAGagaacagggacagggagagggaacgGGACTGTCCCCCACTGCAGTCTCCCAGCCCTGGGTCTCTAtctagagggagaggggaggagtacAAGGAGAGCCTGGGGGAGACTAAAGGAGAGGGGTACAGGGAGAGCCTGGGGGAGACTAGAGGAGAGGGGTACAGGGAGAACAAGAGAAAGCAGCGACTCccccagcagcaacagcagtCCTTTACTCAGCTGGTGTGTGTCAGACAGGAgcagagacaagaggagagacgaCAACTCAAACTACAGCTAGAGGATATGCAGGTGAggggatgaacacacacacagacagacactcacacgcacacacacacacacgtgcacacacacacacacagacacacacacgcacacgcatgcacgcacacacacacacacacacacacacacacacacacatacacacactgctaGTTGTAAATATGTCTATTTGAGTTGTAGAAAAGCGGCCAAAATGTGTTATATTACAGAAGCAgcgttatttcatattttttattatttacttTATTACTTAATGTATGTAGTGCaggttatttatgtattatatatgTCTTTATATATATTGTTATTCATGTATATTTATGTATTCATATTCTCCTGTATTTATATAGGGGATCATTTTGTGTGTCAGCTGCAGAAGTTGTTtgcaattaattaattaattaattaatatttTTGATTGACATATATTTCAAAAAGTTTGTATTGTTTCTACAGAAACAACTTCGTCAGCTGCAGGAGAAGTTCTATCAGATCTATGACATtgagactgaggaggaggaggaaagaggaggaagaggggaggaggaggaggacagagagaacgagagagagttggggagaggaggaggggtggaggaggaggaggagaacagagagaacgagagagagaaggagagaggaggaggggaggaggaagacggGAACCTGTCGGAGGACAGTGTCCGCTCCGACGGTTTGGAGGACAGACACAGGGACCACCACGGCAACCGTAACCGTGCCGATCGTATCCACGGCGACTTGTCAGAGTTGCTTGACGATCCAGGTCTGTTTCTGGACCGAGCCAGAGCCCTGCTCCGAGAACAGGCCCTtttggatggggagagggaggaggacgagagagaggagggagagagggaggggggggaggagagTGATTGGGGccgaggggagagaggggttggaggggggacGATGCGAGCAGAGGGGAGGCAGCTAGCCGAGACTCTGAAACAGGAGCTGAACTCTGCCATGTCGCAGGTGGTCGACACCGTGGTTAACGGATTCAACCACAAACCACCCAGCCATCATCATCTTCAACATCATCCTCATCACCGTGGCTCCCAAAACACCCCCTCTGCCACCAACACTGCCTCACaggcctccttccctcccttccccccctccctcaccaCTGACTCTCAAAGCCCCATCTTCCACTCAGCCAACCAGAGGCTGCCATGCTTCGGCGATGTCATCATTCCTAGCCCGCTGGACTCGTTCGTGGGTCTCAGCGTCCCTACGGCCAGCGACCAGACAGAAGCACTACCTCTAGTGGTCAGGAAGACCAACGCCGACCCACAACACAGGAacgcctctctccctcctccttacccccaccacccctccctccatccctcccccctctccgcctctctggggttctcccctccctccttccggcaccccttctccctccctctcatgggATACCCCTTCCAGAGTTTCCCCAAAGACCAGCGCTCCCCCCCTGAGTCCATGGACCTCTCCAGGGAAACTGTGGGGCTGCGGACCAAGATGGGGTCGGGCGGAGGCATCCATTTTgtctcccaccaccaccaccacaggcaGAGCTCTCCGCCCCAACAtggaggagggagcgaggggcTGTCGCTCATCAAGTCAGAGTGTGGAGAGCTCCAGGACATGGCTGATATATCGCCTTATTCAGGAAGTACCGTATCCTTTCCTACTGaactccaggtgtgtgtgtctctcagtggACGACAGTTTGAGACATCTTTAGCCAGGTAGATCGCTCAAGGTTGACTTTGAAAATGGACATCTGTCCATGTCCTGAGGAAATTGCCTTCAAAACCGGCCACTACGGGCAACAGTGGCCGACACTCATTTTCATGTCATATTTTTAACCCCAAACCTTAATGCGTAACCTAACCATTCGGAATGAAATGTCTAAACGTcgtgtttttttttaaacctatCCAAAACCTTAACTCTAAACTTCAGAATATGAAGTCAAATTGGTAAAACCTCAACATGTTGTTGGTCTCAGCAGTGGTTGTACAAGTCCTTCATTTAATGAATCTCCATTAATTGGTTCCTGCTCTAACCCCTGTGTTCTCCCGACGGGGGGGGAGATAAGAAGGGGTGCGTGGGTCTTGCAAGGGGAAGATGGCACGCTGGTCTCCAGGCTTTCAAGTGTGAACAGCGGGGAGTAGTGCTCTGAGGTGCTGAGAgggcacgacacacacacacacacctcctatcTTTTCAGTTGTCACTGTCTCAGTGTCTCTCAGAAGGTCGGCGCTGTGAAACCTCTCTTTCATCACAGCGCTGTGAGACTTTGTACATAAACGCTCAAAGCAAATCATActtcacacagtgtgtgtgtatgtgtgtgtgtgtgtgtgtgtgtgtgtgtgtgtgtgtgtgtgtgtgtgtgtgtgtgtgtgtgtgtgtgtgtgtgtgtgtgtgtgtgtgtgtgtgtgtgtgtgtgtgtgtgtgtgtgtgtgtgtgtgtgtgtgtgtgtcttcatacATAACGCTCAAAAGCTAATTCTATTTCAAAGTCAGGAAGAGAAACGATGATGAGTGGCGTGAGAGAAGGGTTCTGAAACGGGGATGTAGAGGAGAAGGGATCTGAACCGGGGATGTAGAGGAGAAGGGTTCTGAAACGGGGATGTAGAGGAGAAGGGTTCTGAACCGGGGCTGTAGAGGAGAAGGGTTCTGAACCGGGGCTGTAGAGGAGAAGGGTTCTGAACCGGGGATGTAGAGGAGAAGGGTTCTGAACCGGGGATGTAGAGGAGAAGGGTTCTGAACCAGGGATGTAGAGGAGAAGGGTTCTGAACCGGGGATGTAGAGGAGAAGGGTTCTGAACCGGGGATGTAGAGGAGAAGGGTTCTGAACCAGGGATGTAGAGGAGAAGGGTTCTGAACCAGGGATGTAGAGGAGAAGGGTTCTGAACCAGGGATGTAGAGGAGAAGGGTTCTGAAAGAGGAAGTTAGCTTCTCAGGTATTCAGTTTCCtggtgtgtgggaggggggggactgaaaagtgtgtgtgtgtgtgtgtgtgtgtgtgtgtgtgtgtgtgtgtgtgtgtgtgtgtgtgtgtgtgtgtgtgtgtgtgtgtgtgtgtgacacatcaCTTTAAGCACAGATAACCGTTACCTGGCAGTTTTGTATGTTTTCTTCTGCCTTTTAcattgaaaacacacacacacacacacacacacacacacacacacacacacacacacacacacacacacacacacacacacacacatgctctctctcGCTTTGGTGGCAGGCAGGTGTGAACAGGTagttgtttatctttcatattgAGAGGCTCCTCTGGTTCAACACTCTCTgttctcacacgcacacacacacacacacacacacacacacacacacacacacacacacacacacacacacacacacactttcttttGAAGAACAAAGTGAAACGACAACAAGACATAGAACCCAACGTGTTGAATACTATCTCTCCAGCTACTGAGGAGATTCAACGTATTGAATACTATCTCTCCGGCTACTGAGGAGATTCATCGTATTGAATACTATCTCTCCAGCTACTGAGGAGATTCAACATATTGAATAACACTATCTCTCCAGCTACTGAGGAGATTCATCGTATTGAATACTATCTCTCCGGCTACTGAGGAGATTCATCGTATTGAATACTATCTCTCCAGCTACTGAGGAGATTCAACATATTGAATAACACTATCTCTCCAGCTACTGAGGAGATTCAACATATTGAATAACACTATCTCTCCAGCTACTGAGGAAATTCAACATATTGAATAACACTATCTCTCCAGCTACTGAGGAGATTCACCGTATTGAATAACACTATCTCTCCAGCTACTGAGGAGATTCAACATATTGAATACTATCTCTCCGGCTACTGAGGAGATTCATCGTATTGAATACTATCTCTCCAGCTGCTGAGGAGATTCAACGTATTGAATACTATCTCTCCAGCTACTGAGGAGATGAACCGTGTTGAATAACACTATCTCTCCAGCTACTGAGGAGATTCACCGTATTGAATACTATCTCTCCAGCTACTGAGGAGATGAACCGTGTTGAATAACACTATCTCTCCAGCTACTGAGGAGATTCACCGTGTTGAATAACACTATCTCTCCAGCTACTGAGGAGATTCACCGTGTTGATGGTTCTCACTTTCAAATATATCAAAGCTGATGTAGTCGTTCCATTCAATCACATTTCGTTATTATTATCCGCTATTTCCATTCAAGAAAACCAGATGAAACACTCACTGTAGTAAGTAGAATTGTAATATAGTAGGTAGCCTAGGATGTTTTTCACGTATTACCTTACCTGAGATGGACGTTAcgtgcacctgtctcgaaacccTTTCTCCATATTTGCAAATTAAGAATGTAATCAAATAAGAAGCAttatacaaaacacacacactcatacacacacacacacaacatacaaaacacacacacacacacacaacatacaaaacacacacactcactcacacacacacacacacacacacactcactcacacacacacacacacacacacacaaacacgcacactcacactcacacatacatacacatacacacacacacccacccacccacacacacacacacacacacacacacacacatacacatacacaaacacacacacacacacacacacacacacacacacacacacacacacacacac
The sequence above is a segment of the Salvelinus fontinalis isolate EN_2023a chromosome 15, ASM2944872v1, whole genome shotgun sequence genome. Coding sequences within it:
- the LOC129811232 gene encoding prospero homeobox protein 1-like, whose translation is MPDHASSLSRQTKRRRVDIGVKRTLGSVVFSRARETLLLNAMNQSHGPKQDGDCSLVPHSYGGSNGDGAKSNVLRKLLKRANSYEDAMMPFPGTTIISQLLKSNMGKNGDREGGFQGSGGLSSAGSDLQAEDVCSNSSRDSPLALSPSPSSPCLPPFGRPPLPPHPPLTSLDLERLTDEHLRAKRARVENIIRSMSHSPCVAPPALRPGERDREGDRETGNERVRRENRDRERERDCPPLQSPSPGSLSRGRGEEYKESLGETKGEGYRESLGETRGEGYRENKRKQRLPQQQQQSFTQLVCVRQEQRQEERRQLKLQLEDMQKQLRQLQEKFYQIYDIETEEEEERGGRGEEEEDRENERELGRGGGVEEEEENRENEREKERGGGEEEDGNLSEDSVRSDGLEDRHRDHHGNRNRADRIHGDLSELLDDPGLFLDRARALLREQALLDGEREEDEREEGEREGGEESDWGRGERGVGGGTMRAEGRQLAETLKQELNSAMSQVVDTVVNGFNHKPPSHHHLQHHPHHRGSQNTPSATNTASQASFPPFPPSLTTDSQSPIFHSANQRLPCFGDVIIPSPLDSFVGLSVPTASDQTEALPLVVRKTNADPQHRNASLPPPYPHHPSLHPSPLSASLGFSPPSFRHPFSLPLMGYPFQSFPKDQRSPPESMDLSRETVGLRTKMGSGGGIHFVSHHHHHRQSSPPQHGGGSEGLSLIKSECGELQDMADISPYSGSTIQEGLSPNHLKKAKLMFFYSRYPSSNMLKTFFSDVKVSIALPLLSCPLLSSPLLSSLLLSSLLLSSLLLSSLLLSTPLLFTPLLFTPLLSTPLLDGSGEQSGDREPARGPA